A single genomic interval of Helianthus annuus cultivar XRQ/B chromosome 13, HanXRQr2.0-SUNRISE, whole genome shotgun sequence harbors:
- the LOC110898393 gene encoding putative E3 ubiquitin-protein ligase RING1a, with amino-acid sequence MTHDPIQHSTTRSDAENLNLMVTAVINLDFVPLFFFFFLYSALEIFIARTMEDFRYRSIEIEAEFEEFDEEDEDEELEDEDEIFDDDSSFEDEQLRDEHVIPERIGSPVDLGVFNARQFEYDSSFDEQDEEDEEDEEDEEDYEENDAELLFPVVRMLHRDSIEDEDDDDDYEDEEDYIEEGEDEEEELEELFPVQMTSSRVSSEIFEGRVLQGGMVSDVGVMEDSDGSESCEGKNGKQEKCGGEFHGSVCPICFEAWTSGGEHQICCLPCGHIYGLSCIKKWLQQSRGSGKCPQCNNVCTLKDVRVLYASRLCVADEELQKRVRSLEAKCAYLEQKVGPPTTDELIDQICSNPAAVQRLATVLAGLYQQPVSP; translated from the exons ATGACTCATGATCCAATTCAACATTCAACAACAAGATCTGATGCAGAAAACCTAAATTTGATGGTCACTGCAGTAATCAATCTCGATTTCGTTCctctgttcttcttcttcttcctttatTCAGCGTTAGAAATCTTCATCGCAAGAACAATGGAAGATTTCCGATACAGATCCATCGAAATCGAAGCAGAATTCGAAGAATTCGACGAAGAAGACGAAGACGAAGAATTAGAAGACGAAGATGAAATATTCGATGACGATTCATCGTTCGAAGATGAGCAGTTACGTGACGAACACGTTATTCCGGAACGAATCGGTTCGCCTGTAGATCTAGGTGTTTTTAACGCTCGACAATTTGAATACGATTCATCGTTTGATGAAcaggatgaagaagatgaagaagatgaggaaGATGAAGAGGATTATGAGGAAAATGATGCGGAATTGTTGTTTCCGGTGGTGAGGATGTTGCATAGGGATtcaattgaagatgaagatgatgatgatgattatgaggATGAAGAGGATTACATAGAGGAAggtgaggatgaagaggaagagttAGAGGAGTTGTTTCCGGTGCAGATGACGTCATCTAGGGTTTCGAGTGAGATATTTGAAGGTAGAGTGTTGCAAGGGGGAATGGTGAGTGATGTTGGCGTGATGGAGGATTCGGATGGTTCGGAATCGTGTGAAGGGAAGAATGGGAAGCAGGAGAAGTGTGGAGGTGAGTTTCATGGCTCGGTTTGCCCGATTTGTTTTGAAGCTTGGACTAGTGGTGGAGAACATCAAATTTG TTGTCTTCCATGTGGGCATATTTATGGACTGTCGTGTATAAAAAAATGGCTTCAACAAAGCAGAGGTTCTGGAAAG TGCCCTCAATGCAACAACGTATGCACATTAAAGGATGTTAGAGTACTTTATGCATCTCGGCTTTGTGTTGCTGATGAAGAGTTACAAAAG AGAGTGCGGTCACTCGAAGCTAAATGTGCTTATCTTGAGCAAAAG GTGGGCCCACCAACGACCGATGAATTAATTGATCAAATTTGCAGCAACccagcagctgtgcaacgactaGCAACAGTTCTTGCTGGGTTGTATCAGCAGCCGGTTTCTCCTTGA
- the LOC110898394 gene encoding dual specificity phosphatase Cdc25: protein MDPISPVKTSTMAKPVSYVTGSELLTLKEGSNVAIVDVRDDERSYDGHIAGSLHFASDTFNDRVPDLLQTAKAQGKDTLVFHCALSQVRGPTCARRFADYLAEAKEDAGIKNVMVLERGYNGWEASGKPVCHCSGTNCKGGC, encoded by the exons ATGGATCCAATTTCTCCGGTGAAAACATCAACAATGGCGAAACCCGTATCATACGTCACCGGATCCGAGCTTCTCACCCTCAAAGAAGGCTCTAATGTAGCCATTGTTGACGTCAG GGACGATGAGCGGAGTTACGACGGTCATATAGCCGGTTCACTTCACTTCGCCAGCGATACATTTAACGACAGGGTCCCTGATCTCCTTCAAACCGCTAAAGCTCAGGGGAAAGATACCCTTGTCTTTCACTGTGCTCTCAGTCAG GTTCGTGGACCGACATGTGCACGCAGATTTGCAGATTATCTTGCAGAAGCGAAGGAGGATGCAGGAATCAAGAATGTAATGGTGCTTGAACGCGGTTATAACGGTTGGGAAGCGTCTGGTAAACCTGTTTGTCATTGCAGTGGAACTAACTGCAAAGGTGGATGTTAA